One window of Campylobacter sp. RM12651 genomic DNA carries:
- a CDS encoding MFS transporter, with protein MTKKLNKEEVKTLALSSLGGTLEFYDFIIFVFFSSYFAHHFFPNTLSPFWQELNTYGAFAAAYLARPLGGVVMAHFGDKFGRKNMFMLSILLMVIPTFALAIIPTYETIGYAAPIALLFVRIFQGMAIGGELPGAWVFVREHSEDNKKGLFIGLLTSSVVGGILLGCLVALIMQLNFTTEELKDWGWRIPFALGGIFGIISLYLRRYLNETPVFKKMKESDSLVKLPIKDVIENHRFGIFISILVTWVLTACVVVFLLIAPNFVKAVMKLDPVDNTLLQMYGILAMMIGCVLTGFLSDKFGISRIYKIFAILWGVFGAMYFYELYIGKDINLLVSFYLLATLSAGLMNFTPLIMVEIFPAKIRYSGISFSYNLAYAIAGFITPILLPFLNKVAIGENPPFLYQIGGGAYIVLVAFVAFITACLVSKRM; from the coding sequence ATGACAAAAAAATTAAACAAAGAAGAAGTAAAAACTCTAGCCTTAAGCTCACTTGGTGGAACTCTTGAGTTTTATGACTTTATTATATTTGTATTTTTTTCATCTTATTTTGCACATCATTTTTTCCCAAATACGCTTAGTCCGTTTTGGCAAGAGCTAAATACTTATGGAGCATTTGCAGCAGCTTATCTAGCTCGTCCTTTAGGCGGCGTTGTAATGGCACATTTTGGAGATAAATTTGGTAGAAAAAATATGTTTATGCTAAGTATTTTACTTATGGTAATTCCTACTTTTGCACTTGCTATTATTCCAACTTATGAGACAATTGGATATGCAGCCCCTATTGCACTTTTATTTGTTCGTATTTTTCAAGGTATGGCAATAGGTGGAGAGCTACCTGGTGCTTGGGTATTTGTAAGAGAACATAGTGAAGATAACAAAAAAGGTCTATTTATAGGCTTATTAACTTCAAGCGTTGTTGGTGGAATTTTACTTGGTTGTTTGGTTGCACTTATTATGCAGCTTAATTTTACGACTGAAGAGCTAAAGGATTGGGGTTGGAGAATTCCATTTGCTTTAGGTGGTATTTTTGGAATAATCTCTTTATATCTTAGACGATATTTAAATGAAACTCCTGTATTTAAAAAGATGAAAGAAAGCGATTCTTTAGTAAAACTTCCTATAAAAGATGTTATAGAAAATCATAGATTTGGGATATTTATTTCTATTTTAGTTACTTGGGTTTTAACTGCTTGTGTGGTTGTATTTTTATTAATTGCTCCAAATTTCGTAAAAGCTGTTATGAAATTAGACCCTGTTGATAATACCCTTCTTCAAATGTATGGAATACTTGCTATGATGATTGGTTGTGTTTTAACAGGATTTTTAAGTGATAAATTTGGAATTAGTAGGATTTATAAGATTTTTGCCATTCTTTGGGGTGTTTTTGGTGCGATGTATTTTTATGAGTTGTATATAGGCAAGGATATTAATTTACTTGTGAGTTTTTATTTATTAGCAACTCTTAGTGCAGGACTTATGAACTTTACACCTTTAATTATGGTTGAGATTTTCCCTGCAAAAATTCGTTATAGTGGAATTAGCTTTAGCTACAACCTAGCTTACGCAATAGCAGGATTTATAACTCCTATATTATTGCCGTTTTTAAACAAAGTTGCAATTGGTGAAAATCCACCATTTTTATATCAAATCGGTGGTGGAGCTTATATAGTTTTAGTAGCATTTGTTGCCTTTATTACGGCTTGTTTAGTATCAAAAAGAATGTAG
- a CDS encoding Na+/H+ antiporter NhaC family protein, with product MRFLFLMFFSIFANAADTSVSNMQLYGVLTLLPPLMAIILAFITREVILSLFIGVFTGTFLLAFANFYTANIVNDTYTFTYNNPSFMDWVNLFLASFSNIVKHLLDAMIDSDDAGVILQVFCIGGVVALITKMGGINAVALALTRFVKGPVSAQVSTWLIGLCIFFDDYANSLTVGPIMRPIADKFKISREKLSFILDSTAAPVAGIAIISTWIGIEVGLIKTAYSLVGISDVNAFGVFMQTIPYRFYNIFMLIFVVLTAIQQREFGSMYIAEKNARAGIVSEAALDVGAELERELKPNDGVEHKISDALIPILTLIITALASFYFSGLNAIIDDPDKADILSKIEENYLSFYAIRTTLGEANSSLALFQAALFASVVAVILGLVRKKINHKEAVETWLHGWKSMIFTIAMLLFAWSLAAIVKELGTHKYIVQLLSGSTPHVLLPSLIFLIGSAMSFAIGTSYGTMGILMPLAIPLAHAVGLEAGMSGNELHEYMVINISCVLTGAIFGNHCSPIADTVILSAMSAKCELSAHVKTQMPYALLVCAISVIFGYIPVSLGLNVYLTIILGVVMMSLALRLIGKKVE from the coding sequence ATGAGATTTTTGTTTTTAATGTTTTTTAGTATATTTGCAAACGCAGCTGATACAAGCGTTAGCAATATGCAATTATATGGCGTTTTAACACTTTTACCGCCTTTAATGGCTATTATTTTAGCTTTTATTACTCGTGAAGTAATTTTATCTTTATTTATAGGTGTTTTTACGGGGACTTTTCTTCTAGCTTTTGCTAATTTTTACACAGCAAATATTGTAAATGATACTTATACATTTACTTATAATAATCCATCTTTTATGGATTGGGTAAATTTATTTTTAGCGTCATTTTCAAATATAGTAAAACATTTGCTAGATGCTATGATAGATAGCGATGATGCAGGAGTAATCTTGCAAGTATTTTGTATAGGTGGTGTGGTTGCATTAATTACTAAAATGGGTGGAATAAACGCAGTTGCACTTGCGCTTACTCGTTTTGTAAAAGGTCCTGTTTCAGCTCAAGTTAGCACTTGGCTTATAGGGCTTTGTATTTTCTTTGATGATTATGCAAATAGTTTAACCGTTGGTCCTATTATGAGACCAATTGCTGATAAGTTTAAAATCTCTCGTGAAAAATTAAGCTTCATACTTGATAGCACCGCTGCACCTGTTGCAGGAATTGCGATAATTTCTACTTGGATAGGTATTGAAGTTGGACTTATTAAAACTGCTTATTCTTTAGTAGGAATTAGCGATGTAAATGCTTTTGGAGTATTTATGCAAACAATTCCTTATAGATTTTATAATATCTTTATGCTAATTTTTGTTGTTTTAACAGCTATTCAGCAAAGAGAATTTGGCTCAATGTATATAGCTGAAAAAAATGCTCGTGCAGGAATAGTAAGTGAAGCTGCACTTGATGTTGGAGCTGAACTTGAGCGTGAATTAAAACCAAATGATGGAGTAGAGCATAAAATTAGTGATGCCTTAATTCCTATTTTAACTCTTATTATTACAGCTTTAGCAAGTTTTTATTTTAGTGGTTTAAATGCAATTATAGATGACCCTGATAAAGCAGACATTTTAAGCAAGATTGAAGAAAATTATTTAAGTTTTTATGCGATAAGAACTACTTTAGGTGAAGCAAACTCAAGCTTAGCATTATTTCAAGCTGCATTATTTGCTAGTGTTGTTGCAGTTATTTTAGGTCTAGTTCGCAAAAAAATCAATCACAAAGAAGCAGTAGAGACTTGGCTACATGGCTGGAAGAGTATGATATTTACAATTGCAATGCTACTTTTTGCTTGGAGCTTAGCTGCAATTGTAAAAGAATTAGGCACTCATAAATACATAGTTCAATTACTATCAGGTTCAACTCCGCATGTATTACTTCCTAGTTTAATTTTCTTAATTGGCTCGGCTATGAGTTTTGCAATAGGCACAAGTTATGGAACTATGGGTATTTTAATGCCTTTAGCAATCCCACTTGCACACGCAGTTGGTCTTGAAGCTGGTATGAGTGGAAATGAGCTTCATGAATATATGGTTATAAATATTTCTTGTGTTTTAACAGGTGCTATTTTTGGAAACCATTGTTCTCCGATAGCTGATACCGTAATTTTAAGTGCAATGAGTGCAAAATGCGAATTAAGTGCGCATGTTAAAACTCAAATGCCTTATGCTCTTTTAGTGTGTGCTATTAGCGTAATTTTTGGATATATTCCTGTAAGTCTTGGCTTAAATGTGTATTTAACAATTATTTTAGGTGTTGTTATGATGAGCTTAGCACTTCGCTTAATAGGAAAAAAAGTTGAATAA
- the moaC gene encoding cyclic pyranopterin monophosphate synthase MoaC has protein sequence MQLTHINEQNNPTMVDVSDKQITKRRALASGKITMNEEAFKAVLNGNAKKGAVINTAIVAAVMGAKQTSNLIPMCHPLPISKVEVDIEPIENEFAFRLNAVVITEGKTGVEMEALNAVSVGLLTIYDMVKAIDKTMVIDDIKLLEKDGGKSGQFRRN, from the coding sequence ATGCAACTTACACACATAAACGAGCAAAATAATCCTACTATGGTTGATGTTAGTGATAAACAAATTACTAAAAGAAGAGCTTTAGCAAGTGGCAAAATCACAATGAACGAAGAAGCTTTTAAAGCAGTTTTAAACGGAAATGCAAAAAAAGGAGCGGTAATAAATACAGCTATTGTTGCAGCTGTTATGGGAGCTAAGCAAACATCAAATTTAATTCCAATGTGCCATCCACTACCAATTAGTAAAGTTGAAGTAGATATTGAGCCAATTGAGAATGAATTTGCTTTTAGACTAAATGCAGTGGTAATCACCGAAGGAAAAACAGGTGTAGAAATGGAAGCATTAAATGCTGTTAGTGTAGGCTTATTAACGATTTATGATATGGTTAAAGCAATTGATAAAACAATGGTTATTGATGATATAAAATTATTAGAAAAAGACGGAGGCAAAAGTGGTCAATTTAGAAGAAATTAA
- a CDS encoding DUF493 domain-containing protein has product MVNLEEIKADLKIEYPCNWSYKVILDKDDDINELVKKLDIKNAKIESSKSTSNYKSYNLSLEVPNEAYRLELFSTLKKHSKFVL; this is encoded by the coding sequence GTGGTCAATTTAGAAGAAATTAAAGCTGATTTAAAGATAGAATATCCTTGCAACTGGAGCTATAAAGTAATACTTGATAAAGATGATGATATAAATGAATTAGTAAAAAAGCTAGATATTAAAAATGCAAAAATTGAAAGTTCAAAATCTACAAGTAATTATAAAAGCTATAACCTAAGCCTAGAAGTGCCAAATGAAGCTTATAGATTAGAATTATTTTCTACTCTTAAAAAACATTCTAAATTTGTTTTATAA
- a CDS encoding AAA family ATPase yields the protein MVGQDKVREIFDEFIKAKEIPHSVFYGPSGVGKTTFARFIAKELKTNFYEFDGASFSVEELRKVIKKDSLFKPVVFIDEIHRLNKGVQDVLLKPLEENNFYFLAASTHNPLYSLNKALCSRLLFFEFMPLSYDELKEILEQAQPNLSTEIKDYLIKSSSNDARAMLNLLRYANVFKNISLEKLKALRPNYISNKEDEFLLTSALIKSLRASEVNAAILYLARMINAGIDILYIARRLCIFASEDVGNANPNALVIANSCLQICKDIGLPEARITLSQCVVFLANSKKSNSSYKAINKALEFVNSNEALQIPTYLDNNHPDKEKYYIYPHDEPSKTQEMAINCPKFYEDYGIGYEKNFALWRKEGLYKC from the coding sequence ATGGTAGGGCAGGATAAAGTAAGAGAAATTTTTGATGAGTTTATAAAAGCAAAAGAAATTCCACATAGTGTTTTTTATGGTCCAAGCGGGGTAGGTAAGACCACTTTTGCAAGATTTATAGCAAAAGAATTAAAAACTAATTTTTATGAGTTTGATGGTGCTAGTTTTAGCGTTGAAGAACTTAGAAAAGTTATTAAAAAAGATAGCCTTTTTAAGCCTGTTGTATTTATTGATGAAATTCATCGCTTAAATAAAGGCGTTCAAGATGTGTTATTAAAACCTTTAGAAGAAAATAATTTTTATTTTTTAGCTGCAAGCACTCATAATCCTTTGTATTCACTAAATAAGGCTTTATGCTCTAGGTTATTGTTTTTTGAGTTTATGCCATTAAGTTATGATGAATTAAAAGAGATTTTAGAACAAGCTCAACCTAATTTAAGCACAGAAATAAAAGATTATTTAATCAAATCAAGCTCAAACGATGCAAGAGCAATGCTAAATCTTTTAAGATACGCAAATGTTTTTAAAAATATTAGCCTAGAAAAGCTAAAAGCACTAAGACCAAATTATATTAGCAATAAAGAAGATGAGTTTTTACTAACTTCAGCTCTTATTAAAAGCTTAAGAGCAAGTGAAGTAAATGCAGCAATCTTATATCTTGCTAGAATGATAAATGCAGGTATTGATATTTTATACATTGCTAGAAGGCTTTGTATATTTGCTAGTGAAGATGTAGGCAATGCAAATCCAAATGCTTTAGTAATAGCTAATTCGTGTTTGCAAATATGTAAAGACATTGGCTTACCTGAAGCAAGGATTACACTTTCTCAATGCGTAGTTTTTCTAGCTAATTCTAAAAAATCAAATTCATCTTATAAAGCAATCAATAAAGCCTTAGAATTTGTAAATAGCAATGAAGCCTTACAAATACCGACATATTTAGACAATAATCATCCTGATAAAGAAAAATACTATATTTATCCACACGATGAGCCAAGCAAAACTCAAGAAATGGCTATTAATTGCCCTAAATTTTACGAAGATTACGGCATAGGATATGAAAAAAATTTCGCACTATGGAGAAAGGAAGGACTTTATAAATGTTAA
- a CDS encoding tRNA (uridine(54)-C5)-methyltransferase TrmA, translating into MNKFDLVCKEFQIPCEKIYKDGLRTRVNFALYKNNGEISYAMFKDKVKITDFDTSFICDEIREFMPKLLKALDEALKDKLFEIRFFKSFYTLNVLLLYHKDIKEFKIENYYEKLSKLTNLKLNLIMQSRKQRISYPSDILEHFSNGIKYEFNDECFIQPSLSMNENMLEFAKSCLKDKKCDDLLELYCGYGNFTLALAPFFKKVFATELSKKNVAFLNKNCKLNNVNNIFTARLKDSEVKDAFNKVRAFNRLKDLNLDDFCFSHILIDPPRCGLGECVNLVKNYDNIIYISCNPLTAKIDLEKLCKTHELKRFVLFDQFINSEHLECGFYLERKKDDRA; encoded by the coding sequence TTGAATAAATTTGACTTAGTTTGCAAGGAATTTCAAATTCCTTGCGAGAAGATTTATAAAGATGGCTTAAGAACTAGGGTTAATTTTGCTTTATACAAAAATAACGGCGAAATATCTTATGCTATGTTTAAAGATAAGGTAAAAATAACTGATTTTGATACTTCTTTTATATGTGATGAGATAAGAGAATTTATGCCTAAATTACTTAAGGCTTTAGATGAAGCTTTAAAAGATAAATTATTTGAAATTAGATTTTTTAAGAGCTTTTATACTTTAAATGTTTTGCTTTTATATCATAAAGACATAAAAGAATTTAAAATAGAAAATTATTACGAAAAATTAAGCAAATTAACCAATTTAAAGCTTAATTTAATAATGCAATCAAGAAAACAAAGAATATCATATCCAAGCGATATTTTAGAGCATTTTAGCAATGGTATTAAGTATGAGTTTAATGATGAGTGTTTTATCCAACCTAGCTTAAGTATGAATGAAAATATGCTTGAGTTTGCAAAATCTTGTCTTAAAGATAAAAAATGCGATGATTTATTAGAGCTTTATTGTGGATATGGTAATTTTACCTTAGCACTTGCACCATTTTTTAAAAAAGTTTTTGCAACAGAACTTAGTAAAAAAAATGTGGCATTTTTAAATAAAAATTGCAAATTAAATAATGTAAATAATATTTTTACAGCAAGGCTAAAAGATAGTGAAGTAAAAGACGCTTTTAATAAGGTAAGAGCTTTTAATAGGCTAAAAGATTTAAATTTAGATGATTTTTGTTTTTCACATATTTTAATAGACCCTCCAAGATGTGGCTTAGGCGAATGTGTTAATTTAGTAAAAAACTATGATAATATAATTTATATTTCGTGCAATCCATTAACGGCTAAAATAGATTTAGAAAAATTATGCAAAACTCACGAGTTAAAAAGATTTGTTTTGTTTGACCAATTTATAAATTCAGAGCATTTAGAGTGTGGATTTTACCTAGAAAGGAAGAAAGATGATAGAGCTTAG
- a CDS encoding diguanylate cyclase, with amino-acid sequence MVKYEVLILVNSLFLFFARFFTGLIFYYNGFIITSYEIFATSLYYLAFLFLLFVGRKLYKSFGEKNYFYNRYRKILNGKKSFKSSLFKKIIRVNFISVRHYAWYLFQLESIFTATYFSLSIGWGYGFDLYLIMLTSYYYLNLRKYSALIFIFPFVYFLLYLFLFFYCDKAYQEPGQVFIYIINIICVVSAIFFTQIIMELGQVIRFVNDENRKSHLKRLTSFDTLTETYHKYSFLEIMNAKLEHNADEDVITQASVIVIEINNLRKINEEYTTELGNEVLKEFAYILRKNSENYEKYISRWSGNEFLVFIINEDEVVVKSYIDEVRQEAMKNRFGVKGAKVQVIVGLSHTSSFDYQINKFISEAYEELAINRDKLNYEKGDI; translated from the coding sequence GTGGTTAAATATGAAGTTTTGATATTAGTAAATAGTCTATTTTTATTTTTTGCTAGATTTTTTACTGGTTTGATTTTTTATTACAATGGTTTTATAATTACTTCTTATGAAATTTTTGCAACATCTTTATATTATTTAGCTTTTTTATTCTTATTGTTTGTTGGTAGAAAACTTTATAAGAGTTTTGGAGAAAAAAATTATTTTTATAATAGATATAGAAAGATTTTAAATGGTAAAAAATCTTTTAAATCATCATTGTTTAAAAAAATTATAAGAGTAAATTTTATAAGCGTTAGGCATTATGCTTGGTATTTATTTCAATTAGAATCAATTTTTACAGCTACTTATTTTTCTTTAAGTATTGGTTGGGGATATGGATTTGATTTATATTTAATTATGCTTACATCTTATTATTATCTTAATTTAAGAAAATATTCTGCTTTAATTTTTATATTTCCTTTTGTTTATTTCTTGTTATATTTATTTTTATTTTTCTATTGCGACAAGGCGTATCAAGAGCCAGGACAAGTATTTATATATATTATCAATATAATTTGCGTAGTTAGTGCTATATTTTTTACCCAAATTATTATGGAATTAGGTCAGGTTATTAGATTTGTTAATGATGAAAACAGAAAGAGCCATTTAAAAAGACTTACTAGTTTTGACACCTTAACTGAAACTTATCATAAATATTCTTTCTTAGAAATTATGAATGCAAAACTTGAGCATAATGCTGATGAAGATGTAATTACTCAAGCTAGTGTAATAGTAATAGAGATTAATAACTTAAGAAAAATTAACGAAGAATACACAACAGAATTAGGCAACGAAGTCTTAAAAGAATTTGCATATATATTAAGAAAAAATAGTGAAAACTATGAAAAATACATATCTCGTTGGAGTGGAAATGAGTTTTTAGTTTTTATTATTAATGAAGATGAGGTTGTAGTTAAGAGTTATATAGATGAAGTTAGGCAAGAAGCTATGAAAAATCGTTTTGGAGTAAAAGGTGCTAAAGTTCAAGTAATTGTAGGTTTATCTCATACTTCATCATTTGATTATCAAATAAATAAATTTATTAGCGAAGCTTATGAAGAATTGGCTATTAATAGAGATAAATTAAATTACGAAAAAGGAGATATATGA
- the ilvA gene encoding threonine ammonia-lyase, whose protein sequence is MIELSKIYAAKEKVYDVAIKTPFNYSRFLSNDKYNIYLKCENLQTIGAYKIRGAYNKIASLNEEQKKLGVVAASAGNHAQGVAFSASKFGITAHIVMPESTPVNKVSSTANLGANVILKGDNFDEAYAYAKELEKTKNLTFIHPFADPFVMAGQGTIFLELIEELNNISYIIVPVGGGGLISGIVSAAKQINPNIKVIGVQSKGASAMLNSFNEGKIINSNKVKTIADGIAVRDVNEDSFNIIKNNVDDMVMVSDEEIANAVLFLLEQHKQVVEGAGAASVAAVMHGKIPNLSGNVVCILSGGNIDITMLNNIIEKGLIKSYRKMQICVTLIDKAGALLDLTKALKDAQANIIKVDYDRLGTDFGDANITITLETKGKAHQEEVGKILKEQGFTFKEIK, encoded by the coding sequence ATGATAGAGCTTAGCAAAATATATGCGGCTAAAGAAAAAGTATATGATGTGGCAATTAAAACGCCTTTTAATTATTCAAGATTTTTATCAAATGATAAATATAATATATATTTAAAATGTGAAAATCTTCAAACAATTGGAGCTTATAAGATAAGGGGCGCTTATAATAAGATTGCAAGTTTAAATGAAGAGCAAAAAAAACTAGGAGTAGTTGCAGCAAGTGCAGGAAATCACGCTCAAGGAGTAGCTTTTTCTGCTTCAAAGTTTGGTATAACAGCTCATATCGTAATGCCAGAATCAACACCAGTAAATAAAGTAAGCAGCACAGCTAATTTAGGTGCTAATGTAATACTTAAAGGCGATAATTTTGATGAAGCTTATGCTTACGCAAAAGAGTTAGAAAAGACTAAAAATCTAACCTTTATTCACCCATTTGCTGACCCGTTTGTAATGGCAGGACAAGGGACTATATTTTTAGAACTAATTGAAGAATTAAACAATATTTCTTATATCATCGTTCCAGTAGGCGGTGGCGGTTTAATTAGCGGTATTGTTAGTGCAGCAAAACAAATTAATCCAAATATTAAAGTAATAGGAGTGCAAAGCAAGGGCGCTAGTGCCATGCTAAATAGCTTTAATGAAGGTAAAATCATAAACTCAAATAAAGTAAAAACAATAGCTGATGGTATAGCTGTAAGAGATGTTAATGAAGATAGCTTTAATATAATTAAAAACAATGTAGATGATATGGTTATGGTTAGCGATGAAGAAATAGCTAATGCGGTTTTATTTTTATTAGAGCAACATAAACAAGTAGTTGAAGGTGCAGGAGCAGCAAGTGTAGCTGCTGTAATGCACGGCAAAATTCCTAATCTAAGTGGCAATGTAGTTTGCATTTTAAGTGGTGGAAACATAGATATTACAATGCTAAATAATATTATTGAAAAAGGTCTTATTAAAAGTTATAGAAAAATGCAAATATGCGTAACTTTAATTGATAAAGCAGGGGCATTACTTGATTTAACTAAGGCTTTAAAAGACGCACAAGCAAACATAATAAAAGTTGATTATGATAGATTAGGCACTGATTTTGGTGATGCAAATATTACAATCACACTTGAGACTAAAGGCAAAGCTCATCAAGAAGAAGTTGGAAAAATTCTTAAAGAGCAAGGTTTTACATTTAAGGAGATAAAATGA
- the selB gene encoding selenocysteine-specific translation elongation factor, which translates to MLIISTAGHIDHGKTSLIKALNDFDGDNTPEEQKRGITIDLSFSHLEHISFVDVPGHESLVKTMIGGIQSEYAMLVVDINEGLKAQTLEHIFILKIMGVKNIILVLNKIDLCQDIDAKKQEILKQLDFTPIRVFLVSAKNKLGIDELKKYLLSLKVPNYEDFALKINVDRVFNVKGIGLVATGILKSGKLECKTYLSDELENIQIKSIEVQHKNVESVVAPARVAFVFKGNLKVGNIIYSKGYLRSANEIYTTLEGELKHDENVLFCAANKQIEAKFLQYDRFAKFVLKKPIALSFNEPFIILKNARAVAGGVVLNPLTEPLKKSKMIELLNALEQKDFKSAFALLNQNHSSGFGLFCAPQRFNLSTQKALEYAQEVGEIVDLNGACVYAKKALEDTKNNIKELFTKNPYSLQSAKSLEKSLGIDEFLCDLALKDLDFLEFNNGLFYKKGEKLEKLLENNEEKIYDELNCLTPKAPYNIYDELNLDRKSGDDIMKKLCSQNKVKRLAHNYFISTQALEEFVKNISPILKIGVGVQELKNEYDLSRKYAIALLEYLDTLKGVKNIDNKRYLMQN; encoded by the coding sequence ATGTTAATAATTTCAACCGCAGGTCATATTGACCACGGCAAAACTTCATTAATTAAAGCTTTAAATGACTTTGATGGAGATAATACACCTGAAGAGCAAAAGCGTGGGATTACTATTGATTTGAGCTTTTCACACTTAGAGCATATCTCATTTGTTGATGTGCCAGGTCATGAAAGCTTGGTTAAGACAATGATAGGTGGTATTCAAAGTGAATACGCAATGCTTGTTGTAGATATTAACGAAGGGCTAAAAGCACAGACTTTAGAGCATATTTTTATCTTAAAAATTATGGGTGTAAAGAATATAATTTTAGTTTTAAATAAAATTGATTTATGCCAAGATATTGATGCTAAAAAGCAAGAGATTTTAAAGCAACTTGATTTTACACCTATTAGAGTATTTTTAGTAAGTGCTAAAAACAAATTAGGCATAGATGAGCTTAAAAAATATTTATTGAGTTTAAAAGTTCCAAATTATGAAGATTTTGCTTTAAAAATCAATGTTGATAGAGTATTTAATGTAAAAGGCATTGGTCTTGTAGCAACGGGTATTTTAAAAAGTGGCAAATTAGAATGCAAAACTTATTTAAGCGATGAATTAGAAAATATTCAAATAAAATCAATTGAAGTTCAGCATAAAAATGTAGAAAGTGTAGTAGCACCTGCTAGGGTTGCTTTTGTCTTTAAAGGGAATTTAAAAGTAGGAAATATCATTTATTCTAAGGGTTATTTAAGAAGTGCAAATGAGATTTATACTACTTTAGAAGGTGAATTAAAGCATGATGAAAATGTATTGTTTTGTGCTGCTAATAAGCAAATTGAAGCGAAATTTTTACAATACGATAGATTTGCAAAATTTGTATTAAAAAAACCAATTGCTCTAAGTTTTAATGAGCCTTTTATAATCTTAAAAAATGCTCGTGCTGTTGCTGGTGGAGTGGTGTTAAATCCACTTACAGAGCCACTTAAAAAATCAAAAATGATTGAATTATTAAATGCTTTAGAGCAAAAAGATTTTAAAAGTGCTTTTGCTTTATTAAATCAAAATCATAGTTCAGGTTTTGGGCTTTTTTGTGCGCCGCAAAGATTTAATCTAAGCACGCAAAAAGCCTTAGAATACGCTCAAGAAGTAGGTGAGATAGTAGATTTAAATGGTGCTTGTGTATATGCAAAAAAAGCCCTAGAAGATACAAAAAACAATATAAAAGAGCTTTTTACTAAAAACCCTTATTCATTACAAAGTGCAAAAAGCTTAGAAAAATCATTAGGAATTGATGAGTTTTTGTGTGATTTGGCTTTAAAAGATTTAGATTTTTTAGAATTTAATAATGGTCTTTTTTATAAAAAAGGCGAAAAATTAGAAAAATTATTAGAAAATAATGAAGAAAAAATATATGATGAATTAAATTGCCTAACCCCAAAAGCTCCTTATAATATCTATGATGAGCTTAATTTAGATAGAAAAAGTGGTGATGATATTATGAAGAAATTATGTTCTCAAAATAAGGTAAAAAGACTAGCTCATAATTATTTTATTAGCACACAAGCACTTGAAGAATTTGTAAAAAACATAAGCCCTATTTTAAAAATAGGTGTAGGAGTGCAAGAACTTAAAAATGAATATGACTTAAGTAGAAAATATGCCATTGCTTTACTTGAGTATTTAGACACTTTAAAGGGTGTAAAAAATATTGACAATAAACGCTATTTAATGCAAAATTAA
- a CDS encoding thioredoxin domain-containing protein, with the protein MKKIILAMSVVSALSASKISDKVIEFVKTITPENIQVELVKVDKVPDSKFEMVEFNLLKDGVVVGSDVFFSDGVYGTPTMLNMKESIDLKASFMAKKEKEKQEKLSLLLTDFVKENPDMIINLGKQNSNTAMVVFSDPDCPYCREHLKNIEEDLKKTNIKFVLTPLPMHENALDKSLNIFDEIKTAKTDEEKIAILRKYYQDGVEYKKIDQDRKNEYAKKVDEKVFNMGVNYTPAIFSNIKVK; encoded by the coding sequence ATGAAAAAAATAATATTAGCAATGTCGGTTGTAAGCGCTTTAAGTGCTAGTAAAATTAGTGATAAAGTTATAGAATTTGTAAAAACAATTACACCAGAAAATATTCAAGTAGAATTAGTAAAAGTTGATAAAGTTCCTGATTCAAAATTTGAAATGGTAGAGTTTAATTTATTAAAAGATGGAGTTGTGGTTGGCTCTGATGTTTTCTTTAGTGATGGAGTTTATGGAACACCAACTATGCTTAATATGAAAGAAAGTATAGATTTAAAAGCTAGTTTTATGGCTAAAAAAGAAAAAGAAAAACAAGAGAAATTAAGCTTATTATTAACAGATTTTGTTAAAGAAAATCCTGATATGATTATTAATCTAGGAAAGCAAAATAGCAATACTGCAATGGTAGTATTTAGCGACCCTGATTGTCCTTATTGTAGAGAACATTTAAAAAATATAGAAGAAGATTTGAAAAAAACTAATATTAAATTTGTTTTAACTCCACTTCCAATGCACGAGAATGCTTTAGATAAATCGCTTAATATTTTTGATGAAATCAAAACAGCTAAAACTGATGAAGAAAAAATCGCAATATTAAGAAAATATTATCAAGATGGTGTTGAATACAAAAAAATTGACCAAGATAGAAAAAATGAATATGCTAAAAAGGTTGATGAAAAAGTATTTAATATGGGTGTAAATTATACTCCAGCAATTTTTAGTAATATAAAAGTTAAATAA